The Cannabis sativa cultivar Pink pepper isolate KNU-18-1 chromosome 8, ASM2916894v1, whole genome shotgun sequence genomic interval TTGGTTTAGCAAACAAAATTGGTGATTATGCTTATCCAAAACGCTCACTCAATATACAACATCACTAAAATCTTAATCCAAATCAAATTTACATAAATGATTTTGAAACATTATATCtaatacaatatatatgttTTGCTTATATCTACCAAGTTGTAGATCTAAGACCCTGCAACATTTTTGTGAAAGAAAAATAACACAGTAAATACaacaagtatatatatagatagatataaagaaagaaaagattttTATTATAGACTAAATCTCATATTAACATAATAAGTAAACCCATTATTCAGTTAGCAATTTTGGGAGGGTACCTTGAAGAAAAGCCATTATTAAGGTTATAAACATTGTTGGTACTAGCCTTATTAAGACACTTCAAAGAAGTAGGAGAGACCTGTAAGAACATGTAGTTTCCAGCAAATAGATCACTCAAATGAGATTGACTTTCCTTCAATCTCTTTACAACATTTGAAATTGAAACTCTAACAGAAGAAACCAACTTAGATTTTCTTCTTAATAACCTTCTCAAGCTTGGGATTTTGAGCTTGAATTTTCTTCTAATAGGTACCCTTTTGGACCTTCTATACCAACTCCTTGGTCTTCCCAAACCCTTGATCTGATATTCACTATTATTTACTATTTGTTGAATTTGATAATCTTCAGAATCATAATCATCACCTCCTTGACCTTCATTTTTAAGTCTCTGGTAGGAAAACTTGGCTGAAGAAAAGGCCATTTCAAATCAATGGTGAACTtgttgaataataataataataaaaagaaaaaaatggaattgatatttatttatatattataatgaaAGATTTAAAGAGATATTGATGAATGGTCTCATTTCATAGATAGAAAGGTGGTTGGttttattgttataagaaaaatgAATGAGAGTCAGTTTCAAAGAGCTGTCAACTGCATTAAATGAAACAAGTGAAGTTGGGTCATGGCCATTGCTAAAAAgcaaagtaataataataataaacaatcaATGTTATTTAGTACTCaagttttatatttatatatttgagaACAAACcctttatgtaatttaatttttcttttaatgtaATTTAGTTTAGTTTAGTGTGCTTCTAATATGTACTTATTAAAAAGAAGTTTATATTGATgcgttcttaaaaaaaatttaacatgtcgAAAATAGGGTCTAAATAGATTATTGCATACgtggtttatttttttattttatatatgtgtgaagTAGACTGTTTGAATCATATTTTCTATGTgttaataaaattttgaaaatttttataaaatatcttaaataactacaatataaataaccaaaataaataaaaatgaatcaaTACACACTCTTGTTAGGAATGtccatttaatttttgattaGTTTATATTTAGATTTGATGTATATAATATGGTACACATGTTTTAAAAAATTGCCACCTAAGCCTTTTGCATCAAGGAGTTAATTGTTATTGTTGACATTACAATTTCTTATCAATGTATTGATttgcccaaaaaaaaaaacttgtactCTAAAAATCTTTACTAATTACCAATTGAAGAATTGTGATGGGTCAAAATCTAGAACCTCATAAAATaacatgtatataatatagatagagagaattttataaaataagttAATTAGTAGTGTTGTTGTTTGGTAAAGGAGAAAGTGATGTGAAAATGAGTCAAGTGTGAAAGAGTGACCCATATAATGAACACAAAGTAGTATAACTGTCTACGCGTGTGGCATTGAAAAGCCTCATTCATTACCCATGTCCAAGTGTCAACTAACTACTATATCTCATCGACTCCTACACCCACCCATACCTATTAAATGCTCTCACCTCTCTTCTTTTGTAGGTTTCGAAAGTATATTGTTAAATGATGCTAGCATTGTGGTAGAGAAGAGAAATGTAAGGAAAGAAAAGTGAAGATAAGAGATAAATTTGAGTTGTTTGAGGTAAATATGGAATGAAAGTATTGGTATAATTtagtatttaaaaaataagataatattatatttactcaaatataaatgattttttttttatatatttttatgatttttaaagtattaagtttaaaaaatatatgttttcttctcaaaaatgttattttataaaaaaatttaaaaaatagttaaaagaaatatgaagaaaaagaataacGTAAGGTATCTAGTTACCTCTTATAGTACTCCATTATAAATGTTCTTGTATTATTATTCATGTAAATCAATATAAGtctcattttctacattttaaaataatggtcCTGTTTGGCTGAACTTCCACTTTCTGTTTATAACTTCTTAGAAAACTACTAAAACTAACTTCTCttaaaagaactttttaaacttataaataaaaattcattgaTTACTCAACCAACAACATAAGTGCTTTTAGAATTTTAGAATTTTAGAACTACCATAAAATATCCCTAATAAACCCATCAAAATATTATAGTGTTGTGTTGGGTCTCTCTCAAAAACTTTTGCTTGTGAAGTGAAAAAATAGATGATATATTGATTTGTGTTTGACCcccttatatttatatataaaaataaacccAAGTGTACTACTACCAACCAGTTTTCATTTGATCTAGTCTAGCCTCTTCAAAGGACCAATAATGGTGTTTATATTATAATGTTCTAAATTAGTAAGAAAACTACCTCAAGTCAAAATAAATAGAGCTACGTACGTACTGTCCTTGTGtgattatatacataaatatacacAACCAACTCTATTAGACAATAACTCTTTCTGCCCACAATTACAGTTACACCTATTTTTCTTTTAGATTTATTCATAATACCAAAAGATTTAGTGCATTAAGGTTATTTATTTTGTCTGTAGTCTACAAAGGAAGctgagattattattaataaatccTAATTAAAGTCCCAACCCAACCATAAGTGGCCAAACCTACACCATAAATGAGAAATAGATTGATCAAAGTTGTTCTGATTCTGAATAAGCAAAACAAGATTAGTACCAAAATCCTATCCTACTCTATAAAAGTCTCAATATGAATGATCAATCATATGGTTTTATACTTGTGTACAGTAACATTAATAGAAGAGCAATTGAGCAAAGAGTAAATCTTGATTATAACTATTAACTACCATTCTATTTTTAATGTGTTTTAGatcttatattttattaaagttaactctcctttgttaaaaaaattcaaaaataataccTTGAGTtcaattttaatcattttttttaatataaacaaTTTAAAGACAGTTTTTAACATGAACAGttgcaaaaaaaatatataaatagtttaatacaaagtattattttataccattttaaaaaatataaaatttaaattatcatttatcaagACAAAAAATCTAATCAGTAACTTATGCAAAACTTCAAGATAATATTCACCCATTTTTAATTCAATGGCATTGAATTTTTCATGATCATGATCAGAAGCAAATAGAGGCCAATCTTGCAGTTGCAGTACCCAACATGGTGTCCTTTACATTGGTAATGTAATCATGTCAAAAATCTATTAATTCACATTCCACATTGGCAAATATGCAAGTAAAGTATGAGTATCCCAACCAACCATTAGACTAAGTTGTCACTTGTGAGTTCATTCATTCATACTTAGAATAAAGAAGATGTTAAATTGTAGTAATTCAAAAGTGACATTATCAACAAGACTCGTTTTAACATAAATGGAATTTTAGCATTAGCTTGTATgtacccttcttcttcttctttccatGATCAAGTCACATATCATATCAACAATA includes:
- the LOC133030342 gene encoding uncharacterized protein LOC133030342, coding for MAFSSAKFSYQRLKNEGQGGDDYDSEDYQIQQIVNNSEYQIKGLGRPRSWYRRSKRVPIRRKFKLKIPSLRRLLRRKSKLVSSVRVSISNVVKRLKESQSHLSDLFAGNYMFLQVSPTSLKCLNKASTNNVYNLNNGFSSRYPPKIAN